From the genome of Fimbriimonadaceae bacterium, one region includes:
- a CDS encoding GNAT family N-acetyltransferase yields the protein MIIAETHRLIIRPWTLDDTADAYEVYRHDEVTRWLNAQPMASIEAQREALQTRIHLFKETYNWEYGFYALELKSTQRVIGAAILKPLPDDERVEIGWHLGPEHWGKGYATESARALLAYGFVKRDLKTIYAITLPENTRSQAVCRRLGMEDIGLTERYHGLVLKLYSLTREDWDADTRSSLPNEFYQPM from the coding sequence ATGATCATTGCTGAAACGCACCGTCTTATCATTCGGCCCTGGACGCTTGACGATACTGCTGATGCTTATGAGGTGTACCGGCATGATGAGGTTACTCGCTGGCTCAACGCACAACCTATGGCAAGCATCGAAGCTCAGCGAGAGGCTTTGCAAACTCGGATTCACCTGTTTAAGGAGACCTACAACTGGGAATACGGCTTCTATGCCCTTGAATTGAAGAGCACTCAGAGGGTGATCGGCGCGGCGATCTTGAAGCCCTTGCCCGACGATGAGCGGGTCGAAATAGGGTGGCATCTCGGCCCCGAGCACTGGGGCAAAGGCTACGCTACGGAATCGGCGCGGGCGCTGCTTGCGTATGGTTTCGTGAAGCGAGACCTCAAAACAATCTACGCGATCACTCTTCCCGAGAATACACGCTCGCAAGCGGTTTGTCGGCGACTGGGAATGGAGGACATCGGACTCACCGAACGTTATCACGGTCTGGTGTTGAAGCTCTATTCTCTAACGCGGGAAGATTGGGATGCGGATACGCGGTCAAGCCTGCCGAACGAATTTTATCAGCCCATGTAG
- a CDS encoding alkaline phosphatase: MKLSRRNLLAAGSAGFAGSLLGIPKLAHAQRPGKKAKNIIFCVSDGMAASVPTMATQLSEMMNGSASYWSWLMRQDFVVNGLQDTRSLSSLVTDSSAASSTWGSGRRIWNAQVNMYPDGTKLRPIADIMHEAGVRTGLVTTATITHATPAGFGVAIESRGLEGKIAELYLDNKLDVLMGGGDKFFNPAKRKDKMDLYAKYASAGYKVVKTSDELKGLKAGKILGIFNDSHVPYSVDAMNSEEISRVTPTLAEMAMTAIDNLKGGSNGFLLQIEGARIDHACHGNDLAGAIYDQLAFEEAVKVAIEFAQADGETLVVITADHATGGINLNGSGDEYFDSTGGLRTLLGMKCSYGPLSSALGSKAKASHVKDVMESKLGLKMSTEDAQLIADATDGKSPFGGSIFMRGLNATLGMVIGNYSKTGWTCLNHTNEYVITTAYGPGMEQFAGLCDNVDYFNYMLASKDLKWENPRQMTFEEAMKAREKGGSKIPEEWIELYASDDEEESGYHL; encoded by the coding sequence ATGAAACTTTCACGCCGAAATCTGCTCGCTGCTGGTTCTGCCGGATTCGCCGGAAGCCTCCTAGGCATCCCAAAACTTGCCCATGCACAGAGGCCCGGCAAAAAGGCCAAGAACATCATCTTTTGCGTTTCCGACGGCATGGCTGCGAGTGTGCCAACCATGGCAACCCAACTTTCGGAAATGATGAACGGAAGCGCCAGCTATTGGAGCTGGTTGATGCGCCAGGATTTCGTCGTCAACGGCCTCCAAGACACCCGCTCGCTAAGCTCGCTGGTCACCGATTCCTCTGCGGCAAGTTCCACGTGGGGGTCGGGCAGGAGGATTTGGAACGCCCAGGTCAACATGTATCCGGACGGCACCAAGCTGCGACCCATCGCCGACATCATGCACGAGGCAGGCGTTCGCACCGGCTTAGTCACCACAGCAACAATCACCCACGCGACTCCGGCTGGATTCGGTGTCGCCATCGAAAGCCGAGGGCTCGAAGGGAAGATTGCTGAGCTGTATCTTGACAATAAGCTGGACGTTCTCATGGGCGGCGGCGACAAGTTCTTCAACCCCGCCAAACGAAAGGACAAGATGGACCTGTACGCCAAGTACGCATCTGCGGGCTATAAGGTGGTCAAGACAAGCGACGAGCTTAAGGGTCTAAAAGCAGGCAAGATTCTCGGAATCTTTAACGACAGTCATGTCCCGTACTCGGTGGATGCCATGAACAGCGAAGAGATATCCCGCGTCACACCCACCCTTGCTGAAATGGCAATGACCGCCATCGACAATCTGAAGGGGGGCTCAAACGGATTTCTGCTTCAGATCGAAGGGGCACGCATCGACCATGCGTGCCACGGAAACGATCTCGCCGGTGCGATCTATGATCAACTCGCCTTTGAAGAAGCCGTCAAGGTCGCTATAGAATTCGCTCAGGCCGACGGCGAAACACTGGTCGTCATCACCGCTGACCACGCGACTGGCGGAATAAACCTTAACGGCTCGGGCGACGAATACTTCGATTCCACTGGCGGTCTTCGTACCCTGCTTGGCATGAAGTGCAGCTACGGCCCCCTCAGCTCCGCCCTCGGCTCAAAAGCAAAGGCATCGCATGTAAAGGATGTTATGGAAAGCAAGCTCGGTCTGAAAATGTCGACCGAGGACGCACAGTTGATCGCAGACGCCACCGACGGCAAATCCCCCTTCGGGGGGTCAATCTTCATGCGGGGATTGAACGCAACACTGGGAATGGTCATCGGAAACTACTCAAAGACCGGGTGGACCTGCCTAAACCACACCAATGAGTACGTCATCACAACGGCCTACGGCCCGGGAATGGAGCAGTTTGCTGGACTGTGCGACAATGTCGATTACTTCAACTATATGCTGGCTTCCAAGGATTTGAAGTGGGAGAACCCCCGTCAGATGACCTTTGAAGAAGCAATGAAGGCTCGGGAAAAAGGCGGCTCCAAGATTCCCGAAGAGTGGATTGAGCTTTACGCTTCCGATGACGAAGAGGAATCCGGCTATCACCTTTAA
- a CDS encoding TIM barrel protein, which yields MNLSNEKLTLLGSKYSGYLEGSLVDDLMSDFGINFAAGHWCAGEFFDRFCTVGYNSNDPSFVDGIVHQIERVAKASIKGIEFHEVVFLDKAGQPDRAQIDAVRGALTKYGVVPTNMNMNTWTNPKFKFGGVTHPDAGIRKEALAQIHTGVELAKEIGCVSCNLWPGSDGWDYHFEVDYGQRLRWYIDANTEIAEHCDRLGLKFGNESKQKEPREGNMIINTVAKAACVAVEVNRNLGKTVMGVVIDYGHEQMVGNTPADSLYLLKTLNVPIANFHINGAKFNSNDEDRIAGTDDIWRLVEFCYAAIDTGYDGWFGEDQFTYRTEQVESMILSREFFANCMKKALMIYAKRPDLVAAQNTGDAGRVIQVVKKIIYNG from the coding sequence ATGAACTTATCGAACGAAAAGCTGACACTGTTAGGATCGAAATACTCTGGCTATTTGGAGGGTTCGCTTGTCGATGACCTGATGTCGGACTTCGGTATCAACTTCGCGGCGGGGCATTGGTGTGCGGGGGAGTTCTTCGACCGCTTTTGCACTGTCGGCTACAACAGCAACGACCCCAGTTTCGTCGATGGTATTGTTCATCAGATTGAGCGGGTGGCCAAGGCCAGTATCAAGGGAATTGAGTTTCACGAAGTCGTGTTTTTGGATAAGGCGGGGCAGCCGGATCGAGCCCAAATCGACGCGGTTCGGGGGGCGCTGACGAAGTATGGCGTGGTCCCTACGAACATGAACATGAACACCTGGACGAACCCGAAATTTAAGTTCGGGGGCGTCACCCACCCCGATGCCGGCATTCGCAAAGAGGCTTTGGCGCAGATCCACACGGGCGTCGAATTGGCGAAAGAGATTGGCTGTGTGAGTTGCAATCTTTGGCCAGGATCGGACGGTTGGGATTACCACTTTGAGGTGGATTACGGTCAGCGGCTGCGGTGGTACATCGATGCGAATACCGAGATCGCCGAGCATTGCGACCGCCTTGGGCTGAAGTTCGGCAACGAATCCAAGCAGAAGGAGCCCCGCGAGGGCAACATGATCATCAATACCGTCGCCAAGGCGGCCTGTGTGGCGGTCGAAGTGAACCGCAACCTTGGCAAGACGGTGATGGGTGTGGTGATCGACTACGGGCACGAGCAGATGGTTGGCAACACCCCTGCCGATTCGCTTTATCTGCTCAAGACTCTTAATGTCCCCATCGCCAACTTTCACATCAACGGTGCAAAGTTCAACAGCAACGACGAGGACCGTATTGCGGGCACCGACGATATTTGGCGGCTCGTGGAGTTCTGCTATGCCGCCATCGACACCGGATACGACGGCTGGTTTGGAGAGGATCAGTTCACGTATCGGACCGAGCAAGTGGAGTCGATGATCCTCTCACGCGAGTTCTTTGCGAACTGTATGAAGAAGGCGTTGATGATCTATGCAAAGCGGCCGGACTTGGTTGCCGCACAGAACACGGGCGACGCGGGCCGGGTGATCCAGGTTGTGAAGAAGATTATCTATAACGGGTGA
- a CDS encoding GAF domain-containing protein, which translates to MVELLCRLLGAWFLAGLSYAYEVPPFEGAWKTLLFFGAYSIFGYLLERRKFKNAGVAGIFAVADAFCIAHLLGVAGYLDQAGFLVLAPLVYAAAKYGSLPTAMAPLCAGSLLLMDNIFRNAKAPTPMLLVQVIGVMAVGVMANHRRIIVTTTRQLIQEEIQPLAGIEPEAYMELRESFRKLRDLYRDLEFKSRRDRLSMQLFEASLGEGENFFRNLSAQIQETTGAESANIYTLAQFANHLVVQASAGEVPATLQDASLNVNLKQAPSSILADAEEALSAISEENRSTFANVLLRDSGRVIGMLTLRHSNAAQLDEARVIGSEIEAITVRLIKDEQERQVVRRRVKQAELLYDISITAAGAETANSLGARVLREMAPMFDVDHLGISWLDGEEAILAAQHGKPARVLDIMSFAGGPGLAGWLNTEAPELILFDTGDDARCSSKEALKMRIGSFALIPISFDDKPYGYLTAATHRVGGVDIKEVESLRMIAAEMGQALARLLQLESGATGMATPGEFQRIVAASGNGCMVYLQPLKVEQMIETFGKPMFENALRTYARRLRAKLPIGGAACRRAEGDFVVFLRDVDDKAARSWANEVAAMASFIGITLPDHKTRVPLAMRSKVALIGSVAATTDESEQLIA; encoded by the coding sequence ATGGTCGAGCTTTTGTGTCGCCTGCTGGGAGCGTGGTTTCTCGCTGGCTTGTCTTATGCGTACGAAGTACCTCCTTTCGAGGGCGCTTGGAAGACGCTATTGTTCTTCGGCGCGTATTCGATTTTCGGGTATCTGCTTGAGCGTCGCAAGTTCAAAAACGCAGGCGTAGCCGGGATTTTCGCCGTTGCCGATGCCTTCTGCATAGCGCATCTTCTTGGCGTTGCCGGATACCTCGATCAGGCCGGCTTTCTCGTTTTAGCTCCACTTGTTTATGCGGCGGCTAAGTACGGCTCGCTTCCCACCGCAATGGCGCCGCTTTGTGCGGGCAGCCTGCTGCTGATGGACAACATTTTTCGCAACGCAAAAGCCCCCACTCCCATGCTGCTTGTGCAGGTGATTGGTGTGATGGCGGTCGGGGTGATGGCGAATCATCGGCGGATCATCGTTACGACGACCCGGCAGCTTATCCAAGAGGAGATTCAGCCACTTGCCGGAATTGAGCCTGAAGCGTACATGGAACTGCGCGAAAGCTTCCGGAAGCTACGCGATCTCTATCGTGATCTTGAGTTTAAGAGCCGCCGTGACCGACTTTCGATGCAGCTCTTTGAGGCTTCGCTTGGCGAAGGCGAGAATTTCTTCCGCAATCTTTCTGCCCAGATTCAAGAGACGACCGGGGCTGAGAGCGCGAACATCTATACACTGGCCCAGTTTGCAAACCACCTCGTCGTTCAGGCCTCTGCTGGAGAGGTTCCTGCGACTCTGCAAGATGCCTCGCTTAACGTCAACCTCAAGCAGGCTCCCTCCTCGATTCTCGCCGATGCTGAAGAGGCTCTCTCGGCGATCTCGGAGGAGAACCGCTCCACGTTTGCAAATGTTTTGCTTCGTGATAGCGGACGTGTGATCGGCATGCTCACTCTACGGCACTCCAATGCAGCGCAGCTCGATGAAGCACGGGTTATTGGCAGCGAGATTGAGGCTATCACAGTTAGGCTCATCAAGGACGAACAGGAGCGGCAGGTTGTACGGCGGCGAGTCAAGCAGGCCGAGCTTTTGTACGATATTTCGATCACGGCTGCGGGGGCGGAGACAGCGAATAGCCTCGGTGCGCGCGTTCTGCGCGAGATGGCCCCGATGTTCGATGTCGATCACCTGGGAATCAGTTGGCTTGACGGTGAGGAGGCGATCTTGGCTGCTCAGCACGGAAAGCCTGCTCGTGTGCTGGACATTATGAGTTTTGCGGGAGGACCCGGACTAGCGGGATGGCTGAACACAGAGGCTCCTGAGTTGATCCTCTTTGATACCGGCGACGATGCACGCTGTTCTTCGAAAGAGGCGCTCAAGATGCGCATCGGCAGTTTTGCGCTGATCCCGATCTCCTTTGACGATAAACCCTATGGCTATCTCACCGCCGCGACTCATCGCGTTGGGGGAGTGGACATTAAAGAGGTTGAGTCCTTGCGGATGATCGCAGCAGAGATGGGCCAAGCGCTTGCTCGACTCCTACAGCTTGAGTCGGGCGCTACTGGTATGGCGACACCCGGCGAGTTTCAGCGAATTGTTGCAGCTTCGGGGAACGGTTGCATGGTTTATTTGCAGCCGTTGAAAGTCGAGCAGATGATCGAAACCTTCGGCAAGCCGATGTTTGAGAACGCTCTGCGCACCTATGCACGACGATTGCGAGCGAAGCTCCCTATTGGTGGAGCGGCTTGTCGGCGGGCCGAGGGTGACTTTGTTGTCTTTCTGCGTGACGTGGACGACAAGGCGGCGCGAAGCTGGGCAAATGAAGTGGCGGCAATGGCCTCTTTTATCGGTATCACGCTTCCCGATCATAAAACGCGCGTTCCGCTTGCGATGCGCAGTAAGGTTGCGTTGATCGGTTCGGTGGCAGCGACAACGGACGAATCGGAGCAGTTGATCGCCTAG
- a CDS encoding DUF433 domain-containing protein, producing the protein MASPVKIDPEILAGTPVFWDTKVPVQALLAYIEGGETLDEFLVDFPSVSRETAITFLESAKAALVEKSLQLA; encoded by the coding sequence ATGGCTTCGCCCGTAAAGATTGATCCGGAGATTCTCGCAGGTACCCCGGTCTTCTGGGACACGAAGGTACCGGTTCAAGCGTTGCTTGCCTATATTGAAGGTGGGGAAACGCTGGATGAGTTTTTGGTGGACTTCCCGTCGGTTAGCCGTGAAACGGCGATCACGTTTTTAGAATCCGCCAAAGCAGCGCTCGTCGAGAAGAGCTTGCAACTGGCTTGA